A genomic window from Flavobacterium sp. I3-2 includes:
- a CDS encoding GNAT family N-acetyltransferase: MSDLRYRNATLNDLPKIVDIYNSTIATRMVTADTDPVSIEDKRQWFDEHSNDFRPLWMVENERNEVVGWVSFQSFYGRPAYNGTAEISIYLDENFRGNGFGKQILNYSLQQASTFGIKDVLAFIFAHNQPSLKLFEKFGFEVWGNFPNIAVLDNIERTLIILGKRIV; this comes from the coding sequence CAGATTTAAGATATCGCAATGCAACTTTAAATGATTTACCTAAAATCGTAGATATTTATAATTCAACCATTGCAACTCGAATGGTTACTGCCGATACGGATCCTGTTTCGATCGAAGATAAAAGACAATGGTTTGATGAACATTCAAATGATTTTCGTCCGCTTTGGATGGTTGAAAACGAAAGGAATGAAGTGGTTGGTTGGGTAAGTTTTCAATCGTTTTATGGACGTCCTGCTTACAACGGAACTGCAGAAATAAGTATTTATTTAGATGAGAATTTTAGAGGAAATGGTTTCGGAAAACAAATTCTAAATTATAGTTTACAACAAGCATCAACGTTTGGAATCAAAGATGTTTTGGCTTTTATTTTTGCACATAACCAACCAAGTTTAAAATTATTTGAAAAGTTTGGATTTGAAGTTTGGGGTAATTTCCCGAACATCGCAGTTTTAGATAACATCGAACGAACATTGATTATTTTAGGAAAGCGAATTGTATAA
- a CDS encoding M28 family peptidase translates to MFKSTQKISLLTAFALSFSSQAQVVVAQENAPQYVVDIIEKANNESQLENMAFELLDVIGPRLVGSPEMKQASNWVIDNYKNWGIETEVQPYGQWKSWQRGTSQLEMTYPRLKSLEGTQLAWNVATKKPVEAEVIAIPIFKDKTDFTNWLKTVKGKIVLVSMYQKYGRPDSQLKEHSLPEDYEIIKQEKATALEEYNANLKLTGYTVNQLIEALENAGAAGIVSSFWSGELGANRIFSAKTNKIPMVDVALEDYGMLYRLASKGKQPKMKINIQSKDLGKTETFNTIATIRGTEKPNEYVLLSAHLDSWDGSQGATDNGTGTIIMMETARILKEILPNPKRTIIIGHWDSEEQGLNGSRAFAEDNVEIMQNTVVSFNQDSGTGRIVNLTGQGFIDSYNYLGRWLDNVPSDITKDIKTTFPGTPGTGGTDNAAFIPYGVPAFNLGSQNWGYGGYTWHTNRDSYDKILFNEIKRNVILTAILTYQAAQDDEEISKEKRVMPLDKDGKTQEWPKPKSPNRSGDYK, encoded by the coding sequence ATGTTTAAATCAACTCAAAAAATAAGTTTATTAACTGCTTTTGCATTATCTTTTTCATCGCAAGCACAAGTAGTTGTAGCACAAGAAAATGCACCTCAATATGTGGTAGATATTATTGAAAAAGCGAATAACGAATCGCAATTAGAAAATATGGCATTCGAATTATTAGATGTTATTGGACCGCGTTTAGTCGGTTCGCCAGAAATGAAACAAGCTAGTAATTGGGTGATTGATAATTACAAAAATTGGGGAATTGAAACCGAAGTTCAACCTTACGGTCAATGGAAAAGTTGGCAACGTGGAACTTCGCAACTTGAAATGACTTATCCAAGATTAAAATCGTTGGAAGGAACACAATTAGCTTGGAACGTCGCAACCAAAAAACCAGTAGAAGCAGAAGTAATTGCAATTCCGATATTTAAAGATAAAACCGATTTTACAAATTGGTTAAAAACGGTAAAAGGTAAAATTGTTTTAGTTTCAATGTATCAAAAATACGGAAGACCCGATAGCCAATTAAAAGAGCATTCGCTTCCGGAAGATTATGAAATAATTAAACAAGAAAAAGCTACAGCCTTAGAAGAATATAATGCTAATTTAAAATTAACTGGTTATACAGTGAATCAGTTAATCGAAGCTTTAGAAAATGCTGGAGCTGCAGGAATCGTTTCTTCTTTTTGGTCTGGTGAATTAGGTGCCAACAGAATTTTTAGTGCCAAAACAAATAAAATCCCGATGGTTGATGTGGCGCTTGAAGATTACGGAATGTTGTATCGATTGGCTTCAAAAGGAAAACAACCGAAAATGAAAATCAACATTCAATCTAAAGATTTAGGTAAAACCGAAACTTTCAATACCATTGCAACCATTCGCGGAACAGAAAAACCAAACGAATATGTGTTACTTTCTGCACATTTAGATTCGTGGGATGGTTCGCAAGGAGCTACCGATAACGGAACTGGAACTATTATCATGATGGAAACGGCTCGAATTCTAAAAGAAATTTTACCTAATCCAAAACGTACCATTATCATCGGACATTGGGATTCTGAAGAACAAGGTTTAAACGGTTCTCGTGCTTTTGCTGAAGACAATGTGGAAATTATGCAAAACACGGTGGTTTCTTTCAATCAAGATTCTGGAACTGGAAGAATTGTAAATTTAACGGGACAAGGTTTCATCGATTCATATAATTATTTAGGTCGTTGGTTAGATAATGTTCCTTCAGATATTACAAAAGATATCAAAACAACATTTCCAGGTACTCCAGGAACAGGCGGAACTGATAATGCTGCATTTATTCCCTACGGAGTTCCTGCATTTAATTTAGGTTCGCAAAATTGGGGGTACGGCGGATATACTTGGCACACCAACCGAGATAGTTATGATAAGATTTTGTTTAATGAAATAAAACGAAACGTTATTTTAACAGCTATTTTAACGTATCAAGCAGCACAAGACGATGAAGAAATTTCGAAAGAAAAACGTGTAATGCCTTTAGATAAAGATGGTAAAACGCAAGAATGGCCTAAACCAAAAAGTCCAAACAGAAGCGGAGATTATAAATAA
- a CDS encoding TIGR02117 family protein yields MLKKIFKFIVYTILTIIALVLVYLLTERILSRISVNESENSEPKNITMYVMSNGVHTDLVFPTKNEFMDWSTIFPFENTLGKKENFKYIAIGWGDKGFYLNTPEWKDLKVSTAFVAATGIGETALHVTYCNAIHLDETTKSIQISEKQYVALIDYVENSIELGSDSKPQLIETSAQYGQNDAFYEAHRSYSIFFTCNSWTNDALKSAGIKASKWVAFDKGILYQHSTN; encoded by the coding sequence ATGCTAAAAAAAATATTCAAATTCATCGTTTACACCATCCTTACAATAATCGCTTTGGTATTGGTTTATTTGCTAACAGAACGCATCTTATCTAGAATTTCTGTTAATGAATCTGAAAATTCAGAACCCAAAAATATAACGATGTATGTGATGAGCAACGGTGTTCATACCGATTTAGTTTTTCCTACAAAAAACGAATTTATGGATTGGTCAACTATTTTTCCGTTTGAAAATACTTTAGGTAAAAAAGAAAATTTCAAATACATTGCGATTGGTTGGGGCGACAAAGGATTTTACCTGAACACTCCCGAATGGAAAGACTTAAAAGTATCGACAGCTTTTGTTGCCGCAACCGGAATTGGCGAAACGGCGCTACATGTTACCTATTGTAATGCAATCCATTTAGATGAAACAACAAAAAGTATTCAAATTTCAGAAAAACAATATGTAGCATTGATTGATTATGTTGAAAATAGTATTGAATTGGGAAGCGATTCAAAACCTCAACTTATCGAAACCTCAGCGCAATACGGACAAAACGACGCCTTCTATGAAGCTCATCGCTCCTACTCTATTTTCTTTACTTGTAATTCTTGGACAAATGACGCTTTAAAATCTGCAGGAATCAAAGCTAGTAAATGGGTTGCGTTTGATAAAGGCATACTTTATCAACATTCTACAAACTAA
- a CDS encoding ABC transporter permease, with amino-acid sequence MMLKKIINSFAIIFETAKKEKELIFKDSAVIEIYILFVTLVYFFYTFVYSPEIFTNLPVAYVDNDQTTISHQIRRMINETESLEITYDATSLDEGRKLFEEGKVNGIILIPKDFSKQLQKNGGDASIAIYSDASYMLYYDKTLQAVTNALGAFTGELQLKQTMMSGVPMKQAEASSKPFNIIANPLYNLEEGYAIFLIPVVLIIALQTLQLTGMGVLYGTLRETDTFTTHFAMAKRRFGYIFMTIGRALPYLVISMLLLLLGILVVFHIFTIPQRGNLFEVIVFLIPVVLSITFLGQCLMNIFRNREDTIMLLTVFSIPALMMGGVSYPIVAFPLWIKVMGFFFPSTIGVKGFLSLTQAGASLVEIKEIFIQMWLICIFYFIIAVWTNRRFIYGLVPSKIPTKSEELAEENADSLTNK; translated from the coding sequence ATGATGCTTAAAAAAATAATCAATTCTTTTGCCATAATTTTTGAAACTGCAAAAAAAGAAAAAGAACTAATTTTTAAAGATTCGGCTGTAATCGAAATATATATTTTATTCGTAACGTTGGTTTATTTTTTCTATACGTTTGTTTACAGTCCCGAAATTTTTACGAATTTACCAGTTGCTTACGTAGATAACGACCAAACAACGATTTCACATCAAATTCGTAGAATGATTAACGAAACCGAATCGTTAGAAATTACTTACGATGCAACCAGTTTAGATGAGGGTCGAAAATTATTTGAAGAAGGAAAAGTAAACGGAATAATTTTAATTCCAAAAGACTTTTCTAAACAGCTTCAAAAAAATGGCGGCGATGCTTCAATAGCAATTTATAGTGATGCTTCGTACATGTTATATTACGATAAAACACTTCAGGCTGTTACCAATGCACTCGGTGCTTTTACTGGTGAATTGCAATTAAAACAAACCATGATGAGTGGCGTGCCGATGAAGCAAGCCGAAGCATCGAGCAAACCATTTAATATCATTGCAAATCCACTTTATAATTTAGAAGAAGGATATGCCATTTTCTTAATTCCAGTAGTTTTAATTATTGCATTACAAACGCTTCAATTAACCGGAATGGGTGTATTATACGGAACTTTAAGAGAAACAGATACTTTTACGACGCATTTTGCGATGGCGAAACGTCGCTTTGGATATATCTTTATGACCATTGGACGAGCGCTTCCGTATTTAGTTATTTCAATGCTTTTATTATTATTAGGAATTTTAGTTGTCTTTCATATTTTCACGATTCCGCAACGAGGAAATCTATTTGAAGTTATCGTCTTTTTAATTCCAGTAGTTTTATCGATTACATTTTTAGGACAATGTTTGATGAATATTTTCCGAAACCGAGAAGATACCATTATGTTACTAACCGTATTTTCGATTCCTGCGTTAATGATGGGAGGTGTTTCATATCCAATTGTTGCTTTTCCGCTTTGGATAAAAGTGATGGGATTCTTCTTCCCAAGTACCATCGGAGTTAAAGGATTTTTATCACTAACTCAAGCTGGTGCTTCACTCGTAGAAATCAAAGAAATTTTCATTCAAATGTGGTTAATTTGTATTTTCTATTTCATTATTGCCGTTTGGACCAATCGAAGATTTATTTACGGTTTAGTTCCAAGTAAAATACCTACAAAATCAGAAGAGTTAGCAGAAGAAAATGCCGACAGCTTAACAAATAAATAA
- a CDS encoding ABC transporter permease: MKKNFYKIFLEEWVRIFSTPRLLVILFGVPLFIFAYYTSLMEQGVPTKLPVAILDQDKTPISRQLGLMLESSATIDLAYYVNSELEGESLVRKNDAYALIIIPKNFQKNIFKGNYTTVSCYYNGQYLLSGAIILKDFQTVAQTFMAGVVLETLEQKGLSQDQALSSILPINTDLHVLYNPYTSYNYYLNIAFMPMALQIMVMIMAVYTFGLELKYRKKNQVLENANNNVYAVIFGKILPYTIIFCALGFLMNALLYYKIGTPLKGSFVGVNIIFFAFVIVLQSVGLFIASITTSFRTALTIGGDYAALAFSFAGYTFPALGMSTFIQYLCYIFPFTSYMRFIVDYAIRGIAFNDAQKWYLVGFAIFAILGVIGIPLYQKKLKKGGYDA; encoded by the coding sequence GTGAAAAAAAACTTTTATAAAATATTTTTAGAAGAATGGGTTCGAATATTTAGTACACCTCGCTTATTAGTGATTTTATTTGGGGTGCCACTTTTTATTTTTGCCTATTACACTTCTTTGATGGAACAAGGCGTTCCTACAAAATTACCTGTAGCCATTTTAGACCAAGATAAAACACCTATTTCAAGACAATTAGGTTTGATGTTAGAATCTTCGGCAACGATAGATTTAGCCTATTATGTTAATAGTGAACTTGAAGGTGAAAGCTTAGTTCGTAAAAACGATGCTTATGCTTTAATCATCATTCCTAAAAATTTCCAGAAAAATATTTTTAAAGGAAATTACACAACTGTTTCTTGTTACTATAATGGACAATATTTATTATCGGGTGCCATCATATTGAAAGATTTTCAAACTGTAGCACAAACTTTTATGGCAGGTGTGGTATTAGAAACTTTAGAGCAAAAAGGCTTATCACAAGACCAAGCTTTATCATCTATCTTACCTATAAATACAGATTTACATGTTTTATACAATCCTTACACAAGTTATAATTATTACTTAAATATTGCATTTATGCCCATGGCATTGCAAATTATGGTAATGATTATGGCTGTTTACACTTTTGGATTAGAATTAAAATATCGCAAAAAAAATCAAGTTTTAGAAAATGCAAATAATAATGTTTATGCTGTTATTTTCGGAAAAATTTTGCCTTATACCATTATTTTCTGTGCGCTTGGTTTTTTGATGAATGCTTTATTGTATTATAAAATCGGTACACCTTTAAAAGGAAGTTTTGTCGGAGTAAATATAATTTTCTTTGCATTTGTAATTGTATTACAAAGTGTCGGATTATTCATCGCATCGATTACAACAAGTTTTAGAACAGCTTTGACCATCGGTGGAGATTATGCTGCTCTTGCTTTTTCATTTGCGGGTTATACTTTTCCGGCTTTAGGAATGAGCACTTTTATTCAGTATTTATGTTACATTTTCCCGTTCACTTCGTATATGCGATTTATTGTTGATTATGCAATCAGAGGAATTGCCTTTAACGATGCCCAAAAATGGTATTTAGTTGGCTTTGCTATTTTCGCTATTTTGGGTGTGATTGGAATTCCGTTATATCAGAAAAAATTAAAGAAAGGAGGTTATGATGCTTAA
- a CDS encoding HlyD family secretion protein: MKNKIINAVLGVFVILVILGVALWYMSAPSVSYLQGQVEAKQINVASKIPGRIDSILVKEGDFVEINQVLAIIGTPEIDSQLSQVESVKTAAEAVNQKVDAGARAQEVLAMYNIWQQAKAAKELAQKTYTRLDNLYKDKVIAAQKRDEAYTQYQVAINAESAAKANYEMVKSGARVEDKKVAQAQVTQASGAVKTIELLKEEGHVRAPRRGEILTIMPNGGEIINMGYPIINLIDVDDIWVYFNIKETMLAKFKNGTKFEAIIPGLNNQKIMLEVRYVAAQGDFATWNATKSQGDFDMRTFLIKAYPVNKVEGLRPGMSALVDEADLK, translated from the coding sequence ATGAAAAATAAAATAATAAATGCTGTATTAGGAGTTTTTGTAATCCTTGTAATTTTAGGTGTTGCTCTTTGGTATATGAGCGCTCCATCTGTATCGTATTTACAAGGTCAAGTTGAAGCAAAACAAATTAACGTAGCTTCAAAAATCCCTGGACGAATCGATTCAATCTTAGTAAAAGAAGGTGACTTTGTTGAAATTAACCAAGTACTTGCCATTATTGGTACTCCAGAAATTGATTCGCAATTATCGCAAGTAGAATCCGTAAAAACAGCTGCAGAAGCAGTAAATCAAAAAGTTGACGCTGGTGCAAGAGCTCAAGAAGTTTTAGCGATGTACAACATTTGGCAACAAGCAAAAGCTGCTAAAGAATTAGCTCAAAAAACATATACTCGTTTAGATAATTTATATAAAGATAAAGTTATTGCAGCGCAAAAAAGAGACGAAGCATACACACAATATCAAGTTGCAATTAATGCAGAAAGCGCAGCAAAAGCAAACTACGAAATGGTAAAAAGTGGCGCTAGAGTTGAAGATAAAAAAGTTGCTCAAGCTCAGGTTACACAAGCAAGTGGTGCAGTTAAGACCATCGAACTTTTAAAAGAAGAAGGTCATGTAAGAGCTCCTCGTCGTGGTGAGATTTTAACTATTATGCCAAATGGTGGAGAAATTATCAATATGGGTTATCCAATTATCAACTTAATAGATGTAGATGATATTTGGGTTTATTTTAATATCAAAGAAACCATGTTAGCTAAATTTAAAAACGGAACTAAATTCGAAGCAATTATTCCTGGTTTAAATAATCAAAAAATCATGTTAGAAGTTCGTTATGTAGCTGCTCAAGGTGATTTTGCTACTTGGAACGCTACAAAATCTCAAGGTGATTTTGATATGAGAACTTTTCTTATCAAAGCTTATCCCGTAAATAAAGTTGAAGGTTTAAGACCTGGAATGAGTGCTTTAGTTGACGAAGCAGATTTAAAATAA
- a CDS encoding TolC family protein has product MFNTRHYLKIGFCVFLCCSQHSKAQNLSFTDAYNKMYQNNNTLKAVNKQSETQQYVTKSINGLRYPSLNAYAMGVVFDKKIDLSFNDARNNLAGFLNLPDASVLGDWKVQVGKKEMGFAGLNATWPIFTGGKINAAVSASKIESEIIDKTIESTENHLISELATRYFQVKLADEAYIVRKQVLDAMKHHLYNASKLEENGIIAPAERLVADVAVSEANREFLAAEKNIKLARTALANTLDIDQISDDLSTPFIKTADLNTLEYYKESAITNYPELQKILLQKELAEEGIKAKKANYYPDIAIFGQTVLLHNDPVAFGILDSSRERPWVVGVGLTYNIFGGMKNKNELKAAKSTRETIDFLEAKAQRDVKTLIENLYFEIEKSQEEIKNLKVQEEFATELLRVRNKAFAEGLATSTDVVDAETNLSVIKLLILNTEYVYIISLANLLEYSGQSKEFLKYTN; this is encoded by the coding sequence ATGTTTAATACACGACACTATTTAAAAATTGGATTTTGCGTCTTTTTATGTTGCTCGCAACATAGTAAAGCTCAAAACCTTTCGTTTACAGATGCATACAACAAAATGTATCAGAATAACAACACTTTAAAAGCCGTAAACAAACAAAGTGAAACTCAACAATACGTAACAAAATCTATAAACGGATTACGTTATCCTTCGTTAAACGCATATGCAATGGGGGTTGTTTTTGACAAAAAAATAGATTTAAGTTTTAACGATGCTCGTAATAATTTAGCTGGATTTTTAAACTTGCCTGACGCTAGTGTTTTAGGTGATTGGAAGGTACAAGTAGGAAAAAAAGAAATGGGTTTTGCTGGACTTAATGCAACTTGGCCAATTTTCACAGGCGGAAAAATAAATGCTGCAGTGAGCGCAAGTAAAATTGAAAGCGAAATTATAGACAAGACAATAGAAAGTACAGAAAATCATTTAATTTCTGAACTTGCTACACGTTACTTCCAGGTAAAACTTGCAGATGAAGCTTACATAGTTCGCAAACAAGTTTTAGATGCTATGAAACATCATTTATATAACGCAAGTAAATTAGAAGAAAATGGAATCATTGCACCTGCCGAACGATTGGTTGCTGATGTTGCTGTATCTGAAGCAAACAGAGAATTTTTAGCTGCAGAAAAAAACATTAAATTGGCTCGTACCGCACTTGCAAATACTCTTGATATTGACCAAATCTCTGATGATTTATCAACTCCTTTTATAAAAACTGCAGATTTAAACACATTAGAATATTATAAAGAATCTGCAATAACAAACTATCCTGAACTTCAAAAAATTCTTCTTCAAAAAGAATTAGCAGAAGAAGGTATTAAAGCAAAAAAAGCGAATTATTATCCTGACATTGCCATATTTGGTCAAACAGTTTTATTACATAATGACCCGGTTGCTTTTGGGATTTTAGATTCTTCAAGAGAACGTCCTTGGGTTGTTGGTGTTGGTCTTACCTATAACATTTTTGGAGGAATGAAAAACAAAAATGAACTTAAAGCTGCCAAATCAACACGTGAAACTATAGACTTTTTAGAAGCAAAAGCTCAACGTGATGTTAAAACTTTAATTGAAAATCTTTACTTTGAAATAGAAAAAAGTCAAGAAGAAATTAAAAATTTAAAAGTACAAGAAGAATTTGCTACCGAATTATTACGCGTAAGAAATAAAGCTTTTGCAGAAGGTTTAGCAACTTCAACAGACGTTGTTGATGCCGAAACTAACTTATCTGTAATTAAATTATTAATCTTAAACACAGAATACGTTTACATCATTTCATTAGCTAATTTATTAGAATATAGCGGACAAAGTAAAGAATTTTTGAAATACACAAATTAA
- a CDS encoding YqjF family protein produces MKKLTTSEILNHVNHRTWKNPNRKWNFYQEWNNALFLHWEIEKELLQDLIPDCLEIDTFKDKAWISLVAFSMENIRPRYVPAFPPISNFIEINLRTYVTKDNKPGVYFLNIEAEKWFSAYLSKKISGLPYEKSEITHDLNERKLRANFKQRNFNLEIDYQIGSTVLEKTELDIFLTERYCLYLDVNDKIYRNEIQHLPWEVNELTYSNLTTNYSLNKIDLNRKPDLVRYSKGIQVLAWNKDKVIL; encoded by the coding sequence ATGAAAAAACTAACAACCTCAGAAATTCTCAATCACGTCAACCATCGAACTTGGAAAAATCCAAATCGAAAATGGAATTTTTATCAAGAATGGAATAATGCTCTTTTTTTGCACTGGGAAATCGAAAAAGAATTACTTCAAGATTTGATTCCTGATTGTTTAGAAATTGACACTTTTAAAGACAAAGCATGGATTTCTTTAGTCGCTTTTTCAATGGAAAACATTCGACCAAGATATGTACCTGCTTTCCCTCCTATTTCTAATTTTATAGAAATTAATTTAAGAACTTATGTAACTAAAGACAACAAACCTGGCGTTTATTTTTTAAACATCGAAGCAGAAAAATGGTTTTCAGCCTATTTATCTAAAAAAATTTCAGGTTTACCGTATGAAAAGTCAGAAATCACACATGATTTGAATGAACGAAAACTAAGAGCTAATTTTAAACAACGTAATTTTAATTTAGAAATTGATTACCAAATCGGAAGTACAGTTTTAGAAAAAACCGAACTTGACATCTTTTTGACAGAACGTTATTGTTTGTATTTAGACGTAAATGATAAAATATATCGAAATGAAATTCAGCATTTACCTTGGGAAGTAAACGAACTAACCTACTCTAATTTAACCACTAATTATTCTTTAAACAAAATCGATTTAAACAGAAAACCTGACTTAGTTCGTTATTCAAAAGGCATTCAAGTACTTGCTTGGAACAAAGATAAAGTAATCCTCTAA
- a CDS encoding GNAT family N-acetyltransferase encodes MNLFNFENDYILENEYAKLIPLKVTDFENLLEFSINEPEIWQYSMVKADNPDNLKKYISLALDERAKFSEYPFIIFDKTKQRFVGATRYCDIHLNTNRLQMGYTWFGKNYQGTGINKHCKFLMLEFAFEKMGMERVEFRAYTENMRSINALKSIGCTVEGVIRSNAICPTGKRRDTMVLSILKDEWTNDVKAMLNSKLSVIAI; translated from the coding sequence ATGAATTTATTTAATTTTGAAAATGATTATATTCTTGAAAATGAATATGCTAAATTAATCCCTTTAAAGGTTACTGATTTTGAAAATTTATTAGAATTTTCAATCAACGAACCCGAGATTTGGCAATACTCCATGGTCAAGGCTGATAATCCGGATAATTTAAAAAAATACATTTCTTTAGCACTTGATGAAAGAGCAAAATTTAGCGAATATCCGTTTATAATTTTTGATAAAACAAAACAAAGATTTGTAGGTGCTACACGTTATTGCGACATCCATTTAAATACAAATCGTTTACAAATGGGTTATACTTGGTTTGGAAAAAATTATCAAGGAACCGGAATTAATAAACATTGTAAATTTTTAATGCTAGAATTTGCCTTTGAAAAAATGGGTATGGAACGCGTCGAATTCAGAGCTTATACAGAAAACATGAGAAGCATTAACGCTTTAAAAAGTATTGGTTGTACCGTTGAAGGCGTGATAAGAAGTAATGCAATTTGCCCTACAGGAAAACGCAGAGACACCATGGTATTAAGCATCTTAAAAGATGAATGGACAAACGACGTCAAAGCAATGCTTAATTCTAAACTATCAGTAATAGCAATATAA
- a CDS encoding FKBP-type peptidyl-prolyl cis-trans isomerase, with protein MKIFLKYTCIAALTISLWSCKKDDDVEVIPVRERQEVYNENISNIEAFLKSTSITVENENNVTFDSIAEGNPNTIWNQTLYPLQYIEIKNDSRTTNKVDGLINDPVTYKLYYLVINEGGGDSPITIDNVFTKYTGFTLNHNIFDKNDTGFWSGFPETSYTPTSVISGYRQILTKIKTATSITENPDGTLQYNNPGRVIVFIPSGLGYFNSAQTNIPGYSPIIFDITLVSRVHADHDNDGLLSIYEDVNGNGDYWDDDTDNDGTPNFLDLDDDGDGYTTREEITYEIEEGGVMISKLYDFEDIPNCDNGTVKKHLDKNCH; from the coding sequence ATGAAGATATTTTTAAAATATACATGTATCGCAGCATTGACTATCAGTTTGTGGAGTTGTAAAAAAGATGATGACGTAGAGGTTATACCTGTTAGAGAACGCCAAGAAGTTTATAACGAAAACATTTCTAATATTGAAGCTTTCTTAAAAAGTACATCTATAACAGTTGAAAATGAAAACAATGTAACTTTTGATTCAATTGCAGAAGGAAATCCGAATACAATTTGGAATCAAACTTTATATCCATTACAATACATTGAAATCAAAAATGACTCAAGAACAACAAATAAAGTCGATGGTTTAATTAACGACCCTGTAACATATAAATTATACTACCTTGTAATTAATGAAGGTGGTGGAGATAGTCCAATAACGATTGATAACGTTTTCACAAAATATACTGGTTTTACATTAAATCACAATATTTTTGATAAAAATGACACTGGTTTTTGGAGCGGATTTCCTGAAACGAGCTACACGCCAACTTCAGTAATTTCTGGTTACAGACAAATACTTACAAAAATAAAAACAGCTACATCGATTACTGAAAATCCTGATGGAACTTTACAATACAACAATCCAGGAAGAGTAATTGTATTTATTCCTTCTGGTTTAGGGTATTTCAATTCAGCCCAAACAAACATTCCTGGATATTCTCCAATTATTTTTGACATTACTTTAGTAAGTAGAGTTCATGCTGATCATGATAATGACGGTTTATTATCTATTTATGAAGATGTAAACGGTAATGGAGATTATTGGGATGATGACACAGACAACGACGGAACACCTAATTTCTTAGATTTAGATGATGACGGAGATGGTTACACAACAAGAGAAGAAATTACTTACGAAATTGAAGAAGGTGGCGTAATGATATCAAAACTTTATGATTTCGAAGATATTCCGAATTGTGATAACGGAACAGTTAAAAAACATTTAGACAAAAATTGTCATTAA
- a CDS encoding RNA-binding S4 domain-containing protein — translation MRVDKYLWCIRYYKTRSIATEAVKKGHVTVNGQQAKASRDVFAGDKITLRKDQINYVISVLGIPDNRVGAKLVDMYRKDETPAEAFEHLEMLKLAKEHYRAKGEGRPTKKDRRDIDDYLLDDEDEADIG, via the coding sequence ATGCGAGTAGATAAATATTTGTGGTGCATACGTTATTATAAAACAAGAAGTATTGCGACAGAAGCTGTAAAAAAGGGACATGTTACGGTCAATGGACAACAAGCAAAGGCATCTCGAGACGTTTTTGCAGGAGATAAAATCACGTTACGTAAAGATCAAATAAATTATGTGATTTCTGTTTTAGGAATTCCAGATAATCGAGTAGGAGCAAAGTTGGTCGATATGTATCGTAAAGACGAAACTCCAGCTGAAGCTTTTGAACATTTAGAAATGCTTAAACTTGCAAAAGAACATTATCGCGCAAAAGGTGAAGGTCGTCCTACTAAAAAAGACCGTAGAGATATTGATGACTATTTATTAGACGACGAAGATGAAGCAGATATTGGATAA